Proteins encoded by one window of Cannabis sativa cultivar Pink pepper isolate KNU-18-1 chromosome 4, ASM2916894v1, whole genome shotgun sequence:
- the LOC115712631 gene encoding probable nucleoredoxin 1 has product MATEDVNGVTHELSALFSSGERDFLVRNNGDQVKISSLNGKIVGLYFSGSWCGPCRRFTPKLVELYNEVASKGELEVVFVSSDRDDESFNAYFSEMPWLAIPFSDPDTIKRLKESFSVRGIPKLVIIDSNGKVSTENGTAVVLEYGVDAYPFSRERIDFLKEQEEEAKRNQNLSSILVSSSRNYLLSKDGNQVPVSELEGKTVGLLFSVSSHEPCIEFTNTLVEVYNKLKDKGEKFEVVLISLNYEEDEFKKGLETIPWLALPYKDKITEKLVRYFDISTIPTLVILGPDGKTVNSNVAELVEEHGIDAYPFTQERIAALAEIEKAKLESQTLESLLVSGDDNFVIGKNGSKVPISELVGKNVVLYFSAHWCPPCRRFTPKLIKTYNEIKEKDDAFEVIFISSDSDQSSFEEYFSIMPWLALPFGDSRKKLLNRTFKVEGIPTAVAIGPSGRTVTKDVVELVMDHGAKAYPFTEEQLKHLEEQEEEIAKGWPEKLKHHLHPEHELKRAHRPGYCCDACEEMGKGWSFYCEECDFDLHPKCALEKVEEEGKNGNDAAQNGKEGFVCEGDVCRRV; this is encoded by the exons ATGGCTACCGAGGATGTTAATGGCGTTACTCACGAGCTATCGGCTCTCTTCTCCTCTGGTGAGAGGGACTTTCTCGTTCGCAACAATGGTGACCAG GTTAAGATTAGTAGTTTGAATGGGAAGATTGTTGGATTGTATTTTTCTGGATCATGGTGTGGTCCGTGCCGCCGTTTTACCCCCAAATTGGTGGAACTCTACAACGAGGTTGCTTCGAAGGGAGAGCTTGAAGTTGTGTTTGTGTCTTCTGATCGAGATGATGAGTCATTTAATGCCTACTTCTCTGAAATGCCATGGCTGGCTATCCCCTTTTCTGATCCTGACACCATAAAACGATTGAAGGAGTCTTTTAGTGTCAGGGGGATTCCGAAGCTTGTCATTATTGATTCAAATGGGAAGGTTTCGACCGAGAATGGGACCGCGGTTGTGTTGGAATATGGTGTTGATGCATACCCTTTCTCTCGCGAAAGAATTGACTTTTTGaaagagcaagaagaagaagctAAGAGGAACCAAAATTTGAGTTCAATTCTGGTATCTAGCTCCCGGAACTACCTGCTTTCGAAAGATGGGAATCAG GTTCCTGTCTCTGAGCTTGAAGGTAAAACTGTTGGACTCTTATTCTCAGTGAGTTCTCATGAACCTTGTATTGAATTTACTAATACACTTGTTGAGGTTTACAATAAGCTCAAGGATAAAGGTGAGAAGTTTGAAGTTGTCTTAATATCTCTGAAttatgaagaggatgagttCAAGAAAGGATTGGAAACAATTCCATGGTTGGCTTTGCCATACAAGGATAAGATCACTGAGAAGCTTGTGCGTTACTTTGATATTTCAACCATTCCTACACTAGTCATACTAGGTCCGGATGGGAAGACTGTGAACTCCAATGTAGCTGAACTGGTTGAAGAACATGGCATTGATGCCTACCCCTTTACCCAAGAGAGGATTGCTGCTCTTGCTGAAATTGAGAAAGCGAAACTGGAATCACAAACGCTGGAGTCATTATTGGTTTCTGGAGatgataattttgtaattggcAAGAATGGTTCCAAG GTACCGATTTCTGAACTAGTTGGAAAGAATGTTGTTCTCTATTTCTCAGCTCACTGGTGTCCACCATGCCGTCGATTCACACCTAAGCTTATCAAGACATACAACGAAATCAAAGAGAAAGACGATGCATTTGAAGTAATCTTCATCTCTAGCGACTCAGACCAGTCCTCCTTCGAGGAATACTTCTCCATCATGCCTTGGTTAGCCCTTCCATTTGGAGATTCAAGGAAGAAACTCCTGAACCGAACATTCAAAGTCGAGGGCATTCCAACAGCGGTAGCCATTGGTCCATCTGGTCGAACAGTGACAAAGGATGTTGTGGAACTCGTAATGGATCATGGGGCAAAGGCTTATCCATTTACAGAAGAGCAGCTGAAACATTTGGaggaacaagaagaagaaattgCAAAGGGGTGGCCTGAGAAATTGAAACATCATCTTCATCCTGAACATGAGCTTAAGCGTGCTCATCGCCCAGGATACTGCTGCGATGCATGTGAGGAAATGGGAAAGGGATGGTCTTTCTACTGTGAGGAATGTGACTTTGATCTTCACCCAAAATGTGCTTTGGAGAAGGTTGAAGAAGAGGGTAAAAATGGTAATGATGCTGCTCAGAATGGAAAGGAGGGGTTTGTTTGTGAAGGTGATGTGTGCCGCCGGGTTTGA
- the LOC115712634 gene encoding uncharacterized protein LOC115712634, which translates to MAKTEMAKASVEIQERERNRDSIDFNKAVPKFLVQLPNKLQNCLKSQLKRFAKHDEQHSLISSESKLGKESFSSSDADLEKQMQAWRENPSWADPHSEIKVSVPEGSLCNLKVNVNVGLPPDAIYNIVTDPDNKRVFKNIKEVISRKVIVDEGHRQVVEVEQAALWKFLWWSGTISVHVLVDQNRKDRSMKFKQVKTGFMKKFEGCWKVEPLFVDEKTCFPFKPKTWEDYYLCTGGKGRLGSKVSLEQLIQPAIVPPPPISWYLRGITAKTTEMLINDLLAEAARIRGDLGPQKSNKESESSSQDILSEVDNVHDIKTRWAMRRRNAKLYHRKQLTAN; encoded by the exons ATGGCTAAGACAGAGATGGCAAAAGCAAGTGTTGAAATTCAGGAGAGGGAAAGAAATCGAGACTCCATTGATTTCAATAAAGCTGTTCCTAAGTTTTTGGTGCAGCTACCTAACAAGCTTCAAAATTGTTTGAAG TCTCAGCTCAAGAGATTTGCTAAACATGATGAACAACATTCATTGATTAGCTCTGAATCTAAATTGGGAAAGGAAtcattttcttcttctgatGCTGATTTGGAGAAACAAATGCAAGCATGGAGAGAAAATCCATCATGGGCTGACCCACATTCAGAAATTAAG GTTAGTGTACCAGAAGGCTCTCTTTGCAATCTTAAAGTAAATGTCAATGTTGGGCTTCCTCCTGAtgcaatctacaacatagtaaCTGATCCTGATAATAAGAGGGTTTTCAAAAACATTAAG GAAGTGATATCAAGAAAAGTTATAGTTGATGAAGGTCACAGACAGGTGGTTGAGGTGGAGCAAGCAGCCTTATGGAAATTTCTTTGGTGGTCAGGAACCATCTCTGTTCATGTTTTAGTTGATCAAAACAGAAAAGATCGCTCG ATGAAATTCAAGCAAGTAAAAACAGGGTTTATGAAAAAATTTGAAGGCTGCTGGAAAGTAGAACCTTTATTTGTTGATGAAAAGACATGCTTTCCGTTCAAACCGAAGACATGGGAAGACTATTACTTATGTACTGGAGGCAAAGGAAGGCTTGGTTCAAAGGTGAGCTTGGAGCAGCTTATTCAGCCAGCCATCGTTCCACCTCCACCGATATCCTGGTATTTAAGAGGTATTACTGCTAAAACCACTGAGATGTTGATAAATGATCTGCTTGCTGAAGCTGCAAGAATCAGAGGTGATTTGGGTCCTCAAAAATCTAACAAAGAATCTGAATCATCATCTCAAGATATACTTTCTGAAGTTGATAATGTACATGATATAAAAACAAGATGGGCCATGCGTAGGAGAAATGCAAAACTATATCATCGGAAACAACTGACGGCTAATTGA
- the LOC115712632 gene encoding pantothenate kinase 1 isoform X1: MDPRTVHSQQNSKSSHLALDIGGSLIKLVYFSRSDECLIDDNEGNSSNESLVVSKKCPVLQGTLHFAKFETSKINDCLEFIMRNKLHLGGTWNLLFEHVFSFNEKATGGGAYKYADLIKEKLGVCLDKEDEMDCLVAGANFLLKAVHEEAFTYTNGRKEFVQIDQEDLYPYLLVNIGSGVSMIKVDGDGKFERVSGTNVGGGTFWGLGRLLTKCESFDELLELSHQGNNRVIDMLVGDIYGGMEYNKIGLSSTAIASSFGKAISDNKELADYKPEDVARSLLRMISNNVGQISYLNALRFGLKRIFFGGFFIRGHAYTMDTISVGVDFWSKGEAKALFLRHEGFLGALGAFASYENQPGSDDPIVRQLVQQSPISASHTGYKIHGSRNGECNDNESIECSVYVS; the protein is encoded by the exons ATGGATCCGCGAACCGTCCATAGCCAACAAAATTCCAAGAGTTCCCATTTGGCTTTGGATATTGGAG GTTCTTTAATTAAGTTGGTTTATTTCTCGAGAAGTGATGAGTGTTTGATCGATGATAACGAGGGCAATTCTTCGAATGAGAGTCTGGTGGTTTCTAAAAAGTGTCCTGTTCTTCAGGGGACACTTCATTTTGCAAAATTTGAAACGAGCAAGATTAATGATTGTTTAGAGTTTATAATGCGCAATAAACTTCATCTTGGTGGTACGTGGAATCTCTTATTTGAACA TGTCTTTTCTTTTAATGAGAAGGCCACAGGTGGAGGGGCATACAAATATGCAGACCTCATTAAAGAAAAGCTTGGTGTTTGCCTTGACAAAGAAGATGAAATGGATTGTCTTGTGGCTGGAGCAAATTTTCTACTTAAG GCAGTTCATGAAGAAGCTTTTACTTACACAAATGGTCGAAAGGAATTTGTACAGATTGACCAAGAGGATTTATACCCATATCTACTTGTTAATATTGGTTCTGGTGTCAGTATGATCAAg GTAGATGGGGATGGCAAGTTTGAGCGAGTAAGTGGAACCAATGTTGGTGGTGGCACCTTCTGGGGTTTGGGAAGGCTCTTAACAAAGTGCGAGAG TTTTGATGAGTTGCTGGAGTTAAGCCATCAAGGAAATAACAGAGTTATAGACATGCTTGTTGGAGACATCTATGGCGGAATGGAATATAATAAG ATTGGTCTTTCATCAACAGCTATTGCTTCTAGCTTTGGTAAGGCAATTTCTGACAATAAGGAGCTGGCAGATTACAAACCTGAAGATGTTGCTCGGTCCTTACTAAGAATGATTTCAAATAATGTTGGACAG ATCTCTTACTTAAATGCACTCCGGTTTGGACTGAAGAGGATATTTTTTGGAGGGTTTTTCATTCGCGGACATGCTTACACCATGGACACTATTTCTGTTGGAGTTGATTTCTG GTCTAAAGGCGAGGCCAAAGCTTTGTTCTTAAGACATGAAGGATTTCTTGGAGCGTTGGGTGCATTTGCGAGCTACGAAAACCAACCTGGCTCAGATGACCCGATAGTTCGCCAGTTGGTGCAACAATCCCCCATTAGTGCATCTCATACCGGCTACAAGATCCATGGTTCTCGAAATGGAGAATGTAATGATAACGAAAGTATAGAATGTAGTGTTTACGTCTCTTAG
- the LOC115712632 gene encoding pantothenate kinase 1 isoform X2 → MDPRTVHSQQNSKSSHLALDIGGSLIKLVYFSRSDECLIDDNEGNSSNESLVVSKKCPVLQGTLHFAKFETSKINDCLEFIMRNKLHLGGCQHGGSPDNYTVKATGGGAYKYADLIKEKLGVCLDKEDEMDCLVAGANFLLKAVHEEAFTYTNGRKEFVQIDQEDLYPYLLVNIGSGVSMIKVDGDGKFERVSGTNVGGGTFWGLGRLLTKCESFDELLELSHQGNNRVIDMLVGDIYGGMEYNKIGLSSTAIASSFGKAISDNKELADYKPEDVARSLLRMISNNVGQISYLNALRFGLKRIFFGGFFIRGHAYTMDTISVGVDFWSKGEAKALFLRHEGFLGALGAFASYENQPGSDDPIVRQLVQQSPISASHTGYKIHGSRNGECNDNESIECSVYVS, encoded by the exons ATGGATCCGCGAACCGTCCATAGCCAACAAAATTCCAAGAGTTCCCATTTGGCTTTGGATATTGGAG GTTCTTTAATTAAGTTGGTTTATTTCTCGAGAAGTGATGAGTGTTTGATCGATGATAACGAGGGCAATTCTTCGAATGAGAGTCTGGTGGTTTCTAAAAAGTGTCCTGTTCTTCAGGGGACACTTCATTTTGCAAAATTTGAAACGAGCAAGATTAATGATTGTTTAGAGTTTATAATGCGCAATAAACTTCATCTTGGTG GTTGCCAGCATGGGGGATCCCCTGACAATTACACTGttaag GCCACAGGTGGAGGGGCATACAAATATGCAGACCTCATTAAAGAAAAGCTTGGTGTTTGCCTTGACAAAGAAGATGAAATGGATTGTCTTGTGGCTGGAGCAAATTTTCTACTTAAG GCAGTTCATGAAGAAGCTTTTACTTACACAAATGGTCGAAAGGAATTTGTACAGATTGACCAAGAGGATTTATACCCATATCTACTTGTTAATATTGGTTCTGGTGTCAGTATGATCAAg GTAGATGGGGATGGCAAGTTTGAGCGAGTAAGTGGAACCAATGTTGGTGGTGGCACCTTCTGGGGTTTGGGAAGGCTCTTAACAAAGTGCGAGAG TTTTGATGAGTTGCTGGAGTTAAGCCATCAAGGAAATAACAGAGTTATAGACATGCTTGTTGGAGACATCTATGGCGGAATGGAATATAATAAG ATTGGTCTTTCATCAACAGCTATTGCTTCTAGCTTTGGTAAGGCAATTTCTGACAATAAGGAGCTGGCAGATTACAAACCTGAAGATGTTGCTCGGTCCTTACTAAGAATGATTTCAAATAATGTTGGACAG ATCTCTTACTTAAATGCACTCCGGTTTGGACTGAAGAGGATATTTTTTGGAGGGTTTTTCATTCGCGGACATGCTTACACCATGGACACTATTTCTGTTGGAGTTGATTTCTG GTCTAAAGGCGAGGCCAAAGCTTTGTTCTTAAGACATGAAGGATTTCTTGGAGCGTTGGGTGCATTTGCGAGCTACGAAAACCAACCTGGCTCAGATGACCCGATAGTTCGCCAGTTGGTGCAACAATCCCCCATTAGTGCATCTCATACCGGCTACAAGATCCATGGTTCTCGAAATGGAGAATGTAATGATAACGAAAGTATAGAATGTAGTGTTTACGTCTCTTAG